The DNA sequence GAACGCCCACACGTGGGACGCGGAGACGTCCTTGATGCCGCGGTTGGTGAGGTAGCGGTTGAAACGGGCCTGGTAGATGGCCGAGAGCGGGCCGAGGCCCATGGACACCGTCGGGAACTCCCACAGCCAGGGCAGGCGGCGGGGGTGCGGGTACGACGGGAGTCCGTCGCCGCCGGCCTCCTGGCGGAAGTTGTCGAGCTGCTGCTCGTTCAGGCGGCCGTCGAGGAAGGCGCGGGCGTAGATGCCGGGGGAGGCGTGGCCCTGGATGTACAGCTGGTCGCCGGAGCCGTCCGCCTCCTTGCCCTTGAAGAAGTGGTTGAAGCCGGTCTCGTAGAGCCAGGCCGCGGAGGCGAAGGTGGCGATGTGCCCGCCGACGCCGTATTTGGAGCCGCGGGTCACCATGGCCGCCGCGTTCCAGCGGTTCCACGCGGTGATACGGGCTTCCATCGCCTCGTCACCGGGCGCGGACGGCTCGGCGGGAGTGGGGATGGTGTTGACGTAGTCGGTCTCGAGGAGCTTCGGCAGCGCGATGCCGGTGCCCTCGGCCCGCTCCAGCGTCCGGCGCATCAGGTATGCGGCGCGGTGCGGGCCTGCTGCCTTGGCGACCGCGTCCAGTGAGGCCTGCCATTCGGCGGTCTCCTCCGGATCACGGTCGGGGAGCTGGTCGAGCGCGCTCGGCTGGATGGCGTTGGGGTCGGTCATGTCGCCGCCTTCCTCAGTCGAAGGGGGTTCCCTCATCGGTAAGGGTTCGGGGGTGCCCTTTGTCTTTGGCAGGACAGGGCGGAGGGCTTGGGTGCAAGCCCGTCGGCGACTGTAACTCCCTGATCGATGATCGATCAAAGGGGGAAGGGCTAAAAGGTCCCCATACCGCGAAAATTGGCATCCGGTGCCGGGAGAACAGGCACGCGGTGCCGCGTTTTCCCTGCTCACATGAGTTGTGGGCGGCTAGCTTGCGCGGGTTCGGCTCTCGGGTGCGCGGTCGGCTCAGGCGGGCGCGGCCGCCGGACGCGCGCTCGTGGCGAACGCCTTCCAGAGCTGGATGGCCAGGCGCACCAGAACGGCCTCGAGGAGGGCGATCGCCACCTGGGTCAGGATCGTGCCGAGTATCTGCGGCATGGGGGCCGCCTTTCGTGTGCGTCGTGCGGAGTACGTCTCCTTTGTCCGCGCCGATGCCATCCGGCAGGCTGCCCACGGGTTGCCTGCGGGTGAACTCTCCCCAGCGCATCAACGGCGCCCCGGGCCACCGCGGGCACCGGCAGCCCCGGCCCCGGCTATTCGCCTTCGTGCCTCGGTGCGCACCCGAGTACGTGGGCCTTGACCATCTCGGCGATGCGCGGATCCCGGCGCTGGAACGCGGCCACCAGCTCCTCGTGCTCCTCCGCGTACGACTGCTGCACCGTCCCCAGCCAGCGGATGGAAAGGGCTGTGAACACCTCGATGCCGAGGCCCTCCCAGGTGTGCAGGAGCACCGAGTTGCCCGCCGCCCGCACCAGCTCGCGGTGGAAGGCGACCGTGTGCCGCACCTGGGCCGTGCCGTCCGAGAGACGGTCGGCCTCGTACAGAGCGGCGACATGCGGCTCCAGGGCGGAGCAGTCCTCCGAGAGGCGGTCGGCCGCGAGTTCCGCGGCGATGGCCTCCAAACCGGCCCGGACCGGGTAGCTCTCCTCCAGGTCGGCCGCCGTCAGACTCCGTACCCGTACGCCCTTGTTGGGCGCGGACTCGATCAGCCGCAGCGACTCCAGCTCACGCAGTGCCTCCCGCACCGGCGTCTGGCTGACCTCCAGCTCGGTGGCGATCCGCCGTTCCACGATCCGCTCGCCCGGCTGCCAGCGCCCGCTGATGATCCCCTCCAGGATGTGCTCGCGGATCTGTTCGCGCAGCGAGTGGATGACGGGGGCGGTCATGAGAGCTCCTTAGGGCGCGTTTGACGTTTAGACAATAAGGCCGGGACGCTCCGCCGGAGGGGCGCACGGGGGCGCTTTGGTGCAGGTGAGACGAGACTTACACGGAGACTTACACGCTCGGTCGGTCGGCACAATGGCGATGCCCTCCCCCCGGAAGCCGGGGAGAGGGCATCGTCGTACTGGCAGACCGCATTCGGCCGGCAGCGTCCTTACAGGCCGAGCTCGACCTCGAACTCGCCGGCCTCCAGGATCGCCTTGACCGCCGTCAGGTAACGGGCCGCGTCGGCACCGTCCACCAGGCGGTGGTCGTAGGACAGGGTCAAGTACGTCATGTCGCGGACGCCGATGACCGTGCCCTCCTCCGTCTCGATGACGGCCGGGCGCTTGACCGTGGCGCCGATACCGAGGATCGCGACCTGGCCCGGCGGCACGATGATCGTGTCGAAGAGCGCACCGCGCGAACCGGTGTTGGAGATGGTGAAGGTCGCGCCGGACAGCTCGTCGGGCGTGATCTTGTTGGCGCGGACCTTGCCCGCCAGGTCGGCCGTGGCCTTGGCGATGCCGGCGATGTTGAGGTCGCCCGCGTGCTTGATGACCGGGGTCATCAGGCCCTTCTCCGAGTCCACCGCGATACCGATGTTCTCGGTGTCGAAGTAGGTGATCGTGCCCTCGGCCTCGTTGATCTTGGCGTTGACGGGCGCGTGCGCCTTCAGCGCCTGGGCCGCGGCCTTGACGAAGAACGGCATCGGGGAGAGCTTGACGCCTTCGCGGGCGGCGAAGGCGTCCTTCGCCCGGCCGCGCAGCTTCATCAGGCGCGTGACGTCGACCTCGACGACCGACGACAGCTGCGCCTGCTCGTGCAGCGCCTTGACCATGTTGTCGCCGATGACCTTGCGGATGCGCGGCATCTTGACGGTCTGGCCACGGAGGGGAGAGGCCTCCAGGGACGGCGCCTTCTTGGCGGCCGGCGCGGCAGCGGCGGGAGCCGGAGCGGCGGCGGCGCTCTTCGCGGCCTCGGCGGCGGCGATGACGTCCTGCTTGCGGATACGGCCGCCGACGCCGGTGCCCTTGACGGCGGCCAGGTCGACGCCGTTCTCGG is a window from the Streptomyces sp. NBC_00299 genome containing:
- a CDS encoding GntR family transcriptional regulator → MTAPVIHSLREQIREHILEGIISGRWQPGERIVERRIATELEVSQTPVREALRELESLRLIESAPNKGVRVRSLTAADLEESYPVRAGLEAIAAELAADRLSEDCSALEPHVAALYEADRLSDGTAQVRHTVAFHRELVRAAGNSVLLHTWEGLGIEVFTALSIRWLGTVQQSYAEEHEELVAAFQRRDPRIAEMVKAHVLGCAPRHEGE